Below is a genomic region from Fibrobacter sp..
GTTCATTGTCGCCCAGAATCTTCACGAACACGGAAATGCCAGCAAGCGTCAGGGAATCCAGCAGGCCGCTCCTGCAGGAACCTTCTTCACAATCCAGAAATTCGCCGCCGTAACTCCACACGAACGGAGCCATCTGCTGCGGCCCGGTCCAGTCGTCCTTGCCGGGCAGCGCGAACGCTGCGACGCGCTTCATTTCGGAGTTCTTCAATTCCCCGCGGTTGATGGCGCGGAGCGATCCGAGGAACCTCGAGAAGTCGCTAATATCGCTGTCCTGAATGTCGAGCGAATGCCAGAGCCACTCGTTCGCGAAAAAGACGCGCACGTCCAGGAACCACGGGAAGGAATACACGTCGGGACTGCCGACCATGCGGCTCGCCTTGAACAGTTCGGGATAGAACCTCGAAGAATCAATTTGGGCAAGGAGCGTGTCGAGCACGCGGAGCTTGCCGATCGAAGCAAAATGCGGGACCCACGTGGAACCCAGCTGCAACACGTCCGGGAAATCAGCTACGGAATCCGGATTGGCGAGAGCCTCGGAAATGGCGGCGTAGGCGGTGGCCCAGTTCAGCACGCGCACCTCGACCGGGATGCCCGTATCGCGCCGGAACTTTTTCACCAACTTGTGCACGGCCTTCTGCGAGCCGACACCGTTGTCCATGACCCAAAGATAAAGCGGGCCGGACCAGGGGGCACTTTGCAAAACAGGTTCCGCATTGGCAGGCGTCGCAACAGCAGCGATTGCGACCGAAGCAGCGACAATCAACGAGGCCAGCAGGCCACGCGCAGGGTGCAACGCATACTTTTTCAACAGCTTCTTCATTTTGCGAGCTTCTTGAAGTCCTCAAAAAAGTTCGGATAAGTCTTGTTCACACACGCGGGATCCAAAATTTTGATAGGCACGCCACCGAGCGCGACGAGACTGAAGCACATCGCCATGCGGTGGTCGTTGTAGGTTTCAATTGTCGCGCTCTGCAATACTTCGGGAGGCGTCACCGTGATGCTGTCCATCGTTTCGCGCACAGTCGCGCCCACCTTGCGCAGTTCCGCAGCCATCGCCGCGATGCGGTCGGTCTCCTTCACGCGCCAACTCGCGATACCGGTAATCGTCATCGGGGCATCCGCAAACAGCGCAAGTACCGCGACCGTCATGGCGGCATCGGGAATCTCGATGGCGTTGAATTCACCGAGGCTCTTGAGCTTGCCCTTCGGGCCTTCGCATTCGATAAACTCGTCACCCCACGTAATCTTCGCGCCCATGCGTTCCAGCACCTTCGCGAATTGCGCATCGCCCTGAGTGCTGCACTTGCCCACGCCGACGACCTTCACCTTGCCACCGGCAATGGCCGCTGCGGCAAGCGGATAGCTCGCCGAACTCGCGTCGCCCTCTACGAAGAAATCGCCGGGAGAGGTGTACTCTCCATGCGGCACGTCGAACCGGTACGGCTGGGCCGCAGGCCACGAGACCTCAACACCGAAGCGCTTCATCACGGCAAGCGTAAGCCTTATGTACGGCTCGGAAATCAGTTCTCCATCCACGTGGATTTTCAGCGGAGCCTTGCAGTACGGAGCGCAAACCAAAAGCGCCGTAAGGTACTGGCTCGAGATGTTCCCGCGCACATGCACCTCGCCACCTTCGAGCCCGGAGGCATCGATACGGAGCGGCGGATAGCCCTCGGTCTCGAGGTATTCAATCTTCGCGCCAAGCGTACGCAACGCATCCACGAGGTCGCGTATCGGGCGTTCCGACATGCGTTCTTCGCCCGTAAGCGCAAACTGGCCCTTCCCGAGCGAAAGCGCGGCCGTGAGCGAACGCATCGCCGTACCCGCGTTGCCGAGGAACAGGTCCACAGCGCCGTCCACCGATATGGGCTTGCCGCTGCCTTCCACCACAGCCTCGGAGAAGTCTTCCGAAAAATCGATATGAACGCCGAGTTTCTGCAAGGCCTCGCCCATGTAGCGCGTATCGTCGCTCTTGAGCAGGTTGTGCAGGCGGGTCCGGCCCTTCGCGAGGGCGGCAATCAAAAAGGCTCTGTTGGTAATACTCTTGGAACCCGGGAGGCGAACCTCCCCTTCAAACGAAGTAAAAACCGGTAACTGTATAAAAGACGGGCGGAACTGAAAATCTTCCATAATTCAAAATTATAAATTATTGAAAAGGCGGCGCACGGAGCGCCGCAAAATCCGCTTAAATTCGACGACAACCGCAAAACGGCAGGTAGACCATGGAACAAGAAATCACGACAAAGGAATTCGAGGTGCGCTTCTCGGACTGCGAC
It encodes:
- a CDS encoding extracellular solute-binding protein codes for the protein MKKLLKKYALHPARGLLASLIVAASVAIAAVATPANAEPVLQSAPWSGPLYLWVMDNGVGSQKAVHKLVKKFRRDTGIPVEVRVLNWATAYAAISEALANPDSVADFPDVLQLGSTWVPHFASIGKLRVLDTLLAQIDSSRFYPELFKASRMVGSPDVYSFPWFLDVRVFFANEWLWHSLDIQDSDISDFSRFLGSLRAINRGELKNSEMKRVAAFALPGKDDWTGPQQMAPFVWSYGGEFLDCEEGSCRSGLLDSLTLAGISVFVKILGDNELAPLSLSENSAQNAARFVNSEVLIHYGSSELVRQLDYPEDVGGLRSSAIADDGIMILPSPEGPRAHYTFVGGSHLALPKHGDSVRYAAAEMLLSYLLRSDNIDGFCRAVGFLPSDRGLISIWNQDRRYSQVIQSLEIGKSFPNIPEWGEIECILNKLTNDIGTALSLNENEDIRGREVAKLLVQAHKDVNNVLRRDDSLDEAAALKMVENALLADIPEVLPDDLKFEHPTSLYPMWRAVDIIIVVAFVLISLAVIAAFVCLIVCLVRRKK
- the aroA gene encoding 3-phosphoshikimate 1-carboxyvinyltransferase, which produces MEDFQFRPSFIQLPVFTSFEGEVRLPGSKSITNRAFLIAALAKGRTRLHNLLKSDDTRYMGEALQKLGVHIDFSEDFSEAVVEGSGKPISVDGAVDLFLGNAGTAMRSLTAALSLGKGQFALTGEERMSERPIRDLVDALRTLGAKIEYLETEGYPPLRIDASGLEGGEVHVRGNISSQYLTALLVCAPYCKAPLKIHVDGELISEPYIRLTLAVMKRFGVEVSWPAAQPYRFDVPHGEYTSPGDFFVEGDASSASYPLAAAAIAGGKVKVVGVGKCSTQGDAQFAKVLERMGAKITWGDEFIECEGPKGKLKSLGEFNAIEIPDAAMTVAVLALFADAPMTITGIASWRVKETDRIAAMAAELRKVGATVRETMDSITVTPPEVLQSATIETYNDHRMAMCFSLVALGGVPIKILDPACVNKTYPNFFEDFKKLAK